A genomic segment from Fodinicola acaciae encodes:
- a CDS encoding methyltransferase domain-containing protein produces MTGALHRIVPLLDVPEEELSVRDGYFDLLAGQPVRSTRRAQSMWLNDIGAGLYDMVHPVTRLIAPESRRVPERLALEWGSTVLDLGCGPANITVSLAHAVGERGLVVGLDVSEKMLARAVRRTAEPNVGYVRADAERLPLRDESVDALCSSVVLQLVENVDAVVDHIARVVRPGGRVALSATAAGYGLARRLTPHVGSFAGAHMFEPDELPSRLADRGFTGIRSRTHGMLQFVDARKRPA; encoded by the coding sequence ATGACTGGAGCGCTGCACCGGATCGTGCCGTTGCTGGACGTCCCGGAGGAGGAGCTGTCCGTACGGGACGGCTATTTCGACCTGCTCGCCGGCCAGCCCGTGCGCTCGACCAGACGCGCGCAGTCGATGTGGCTCAACGACATCGGTGCCGGGCTGTACGACATGGTGCATCCGGTCACCCGGCTGATCGCGCCGGAGAGCCGGCGAGTGCCGGAGCGGCTGGCGCTGGAATGGGGATCGACCGTGCTCGATCTCGGTTGTGGGCCGGCCAACATCACCGTCTCGCTCGCCCACGCGGTCGGTGAGCGAGGCCTGGTGGTCGGCCTGGACGTGTCGGAAAAGATGCTCGCGCGAGCGGTCCGCCGGACCGCCGAGCCGAATGTCGGTTACGTACGCGCCGATGCCGAGCGCCTGCCGTTGCGGGACGAGTCCGTCGACGCGCTCTGCTCCTCGGTTGTGCTGCAGCTGGTGGAAAACGTCGATGCGGTTGTCGACCACATCGCTCGGGTCGTACGGCCAGGTGGCCGCGTCGCGCTGTCCGCGACCGCCGCCGGCTACGGCCTGGCGCGGCGCCTGACGCCGCACGTCGGCAGCTTCGCCGGAGCGCACATGTTCGAGCCGGACGAGCTGCCCTCGCGGCTGGCCGACCGCGGCTTCACCGGCATTCGCAGCCGTACGCACGGCATGCTGCAGTTCGTGGACGCACGGAAGCGACCCGCCTGA
- a CDS encoding TetR/AcrR family transcriptional regulator codes for MNSPESVNTEEPKQRSYGGRRASVRKAERRERLMQAGLELFSTLGYPSSSIEKLCSRAGVSTRNFYEEFTGREALLIALYGRILEQAAVAIGIAMTDAADGTMAERVERAIRAYVRTMAEDPRWARLAYVEVIGVSPAVESFRLNWRNNYVDLLVGEARRAVDRGEAPDRDYRLGALAIIGAINELVHQWSIADGAIDQEVLIAEIVRISLAVLGS; via the coding sequence GTGAACAGCCCAGAATCAGTGAACACGGAGGAGCCGAAACAGCGCTCTTACGGCGGACGCCGTGCCTCCGTACGCAAGGCCGAGCGGCGGGAAAGGCTCATGCAGGCCGGCCTGGAGCTTTTCAGCACCCTCGGCTATCCGTCCAGTTCGATCGAGAAGTTGTGTTCTCGCGCCGGGGTTTCCACCCGCAACTTCTACGAGGAGTTCACCGGCCGGGAGGCGCTGCTGATCGCGCTCTACGGCCGCATCCTGGAGCAGGCCGCGGTCGCCATCGGCATCGCGATGACCGACGCCGCCGACGGCACGATGGCCGAGCGGGTCGAACGGGCCATCCGGGCGTACGTGCGCACCATGGCCGAGGACCCCCGCTGGGCCCGGCTGGCCTACGTCGAGGTCATCGGGGTCAGTCCGGCGGTGGAGAGCTTCCGGCTCAACTGGCGGAACAACTACGTCGACCTGCTGGTCGGCGAGGCGCGGCGCGCGGTCGATCGCGGCGAGGCGCCGGACCGCGACTACCGGTTGGGCGCGCTCGCGATCATTGGGGCGATCAACGAGCTCGTACACCAGTGGTCGATCGCCGACGGCGCCATCGACCAGGAGGTGCTGATCGCCGAGATCGTCCGGATTTCACTGGCCGTACTCGGAAGTTAG
- a CDS encoding flavin reductase family protein, producing MRIDPRQLRNCLGHFATGVTVVTCGSAEDPHGATVNSFTAVSMDPPLVLVSLDRRSRSCGLLEGNPFTVNVLREPQDELALHFAGHPTSKPVRWEKPADGLAPRLAGSLAYVACTPWRCYDGGDHVLFLGEVKEFEFHGGDPLVFYLGAFRHLGGAFEDVPWLESADHPGLSWFS from the coding sequence GTGCGCATCGATCCGCGCCAGCTGCGTAACTGCCTGGGTCACTTCGCCACCGGCGTCACGGTGGTGACCTGTGGCAGTGCGGAGGACCCGCACGGCGCGACGGTCAACTCGTTCACCGCGGTGTCGATGGACCCGCCTCTGGTGCTGGTCTCGCTGGACCGACGATCGCGGTCATGCGGCCTGCTGGAGGGAAATCCCTTCACTGTCAACGTTCTGCGCGAACCGCAGGACGAGCTCGCGTTGCATTTCGCCGGTCACCCCACCAGCAAACCGGTGCGCTGGGAGAAGCCGGCCGACGGACTCGCCCCGCGGCTGGCCGGCTCCCTCGCGTACGTCGCCTGCACGCCGTGGCGCTGCTACGACGGCGGCGACCACGTGCTTTTCCTCGGTGAGGTCAAGGAGTTCGAGTTCCACGGCGGCGACCCACTGGTCTTCTATCTCGGCGCGTTCCGGCATCTGGGCGGCGCGTTCGAGGACGTGCCGTGGCTGGAATCCGCGGATCATCCCGGGCTCAGCTGGTTTTCCTGA